From the genome of Ziziphus jujuba cultivar Dongzao chromosome 4, ASM3175591v1:
attaaacaagtttgacgaAATTGACtaattttgaccaaatttgaccaagtgaataatatatgggttcaagttgactttttcaatagccaatatttttggtttgactgaggtatcattatgtagatctcgtcgatacgagttcacagactggtGGCacaccaaattctgagttacggataaaaagttatggttctgagaagttttaagcataaattttaaatcagtgtacaagccagtccccagtttttgtcttttagtgatttaggctctatataaaCCTCGGTAAGTGttccaaacaagaagaaaagcccaaaaatacGCATTTCCTCTCCAAAACACGAGAAAAACACCCCAGACCCATGGACCCGAACCGACCGTTTTTACCTCCAACCGGGTTTATGCCGTTTGACCCATCtctggccaccaccttgctacacgcaccggccagagaGGAGCAGGGGACGGAGGCGAGCTCAGCagcaaaatttcatggccacgGGTCGCCAGACATGCCTAGATCTGGCCAGAGAAGCTCGACGGCCAAAAATtttttctctcctcttttcttgtgtttccggccaacccagctcgatccatacctctatcccaccattttcgacccctatGAGTCCATTTCtgtggttagattgcccaaaacccctaccatttgagagatctctcaattTCAAGTTTGGCTGAACCTTTACGTCAATTTTCCAGTCACTAGAGGAGTCACCGGACCAAGGTAAGACCACTGGTGAacttcttgtctcttgggctttccgttgacttataatttgtgaattttggaggtcgtttgataattttcctatttttggaGTTATTTGGCTAATTTTCGAAGAAATTGGGATTGCGTTTGGATGATTATGGTTAAATTGGttagaattgaagttagattagtgaaattggataataTTAGGACCTAATTGGgggttcaatttcaaatattaggcttcggatgaaaagccccaattttgaataccgggtcctaaggacacgcggtataattggactgtccggtgtccaatttatacaattttgtagtactgtaaattattttgagacatttggattatacaagtgtctctggtttagttgtttggagcctgaggaatattttattatattacaagcactcgagttgagcctagaggaaatcctgtagaggagcaggcatgagcatctacagtactgtgagtggtcatatcatttttaaatgttttgggcatatagtataatatatatgtggtttaaatattttacgcataaccatttgattgaaatgttattttatgcatatataaatatttgctttcacatatatgtgttatcattttatatgacttttaataatattttaagtgattttcaattttaatggatccataaatggacttgtggtatttaaatattttggtaattaaattgaggttttaaatcattttggaaactatttggtttgagaaactagattgaaaaatcatatgattttaagcatgatcaaatattttataattttatgtgcttaaaattggtttatggtgaatatatttcactgtggtatttctggttttcgtatgaaataatgttttgagatttttgaaatatttaattaagcggtggaagtttaaatattaaattatgatttatgatacagtatcgtttggaaaagtaaatatatagtcttacaagattgttttatgtATACTgcattggttatttttaaattgatgtatcatgtaatgccaataccttggatcagtattatattatattatattaccgcgcgttgggtttaccacggtgttGTGAGGttgtttcatccaacggttatctattattaccatggactATGAGATCGGGTTTATcagacggtttattattattgccacggtgccatggggttgggtacgtcccgaccgttatttattattttcacgacactgttcatatattgagggtcgtgaggtgggtatatcccacggtttgtatattggtacatcgtatggtacattgtatatatttgtatatattgttgatttacagaTATTGTGGTggtttctgcattttcatatttatttagtggaactataattattatagtttatgctcaaatgtttatatctggatttgaaatatttcataatattacaacgatcgttcattcatacttttgagcatcgatttttatgatattaattggggtacaagtttggattttgtgaaattatttttaaacggggaacttttcaacaAGTGGAATGAgagatcttgagagaaagatttttcagaaataaataataacttttctattatactacgccactcactgagattctttatctcacgttttattgttttaaattcgttcccctaggcccaggcagctagtagcagtctacctcgcgcatagcttatcgcttgtttccttccactgcagcagccatatttattatttcttcacctattgttatcttctggacttatttattacttatttgtactcatagactttgttgacactcttagaatgctctgattttaattatgagactcagtagagaccatagtactcatgtgtgtagttatggcctatagtacagtaggccgattgtggacttatttatatatatatatatatatattgaggtattaatgttaaggctggtgtttgattatctacgttttaaggtgaggttccattggatattttctaggaattgtccagtgggacATCCCTAGGCGGGATCACCCAGAAGGTCCTGGAGAGGGTTCCCGGGACAGGTCCTGTCAGCCTGGTATCAGAGTTTTAGGTTCTAACTTCCTTTGGATTGTACATTGCTGTACAACTCATCCTGTATTTTACCTTCCATACCTACCTTTGTTGGTTGTAAAGTATATTTTGGCTTATTCTATCATATAGAACTTTTTCTTGATGTCGCGAGGAGGTAGACGTGGTTGCCAGCATGTTATAACTGGAGATACGGGTGCGTCCACTTATGAGGAGCATCTTGTCGAGCGCCTGGCTTGACCACTCGAGAGGAGTGGGTTTATTAGGTATTTAGTTAAGTAGGCTTGTAGACTTGGAGCAGTTGGTTGTGATGGCTCCATAGATCCTATGCAATGTCCGGATGAGGACAAGGTCACATTAGTTAGCTTTACGCTAGAAGGAAACTCGAGGAAGTGGTGGACGTATGAAAGGACTAGGAGACATCACCCTTGAACATAATTTAAGACTACATTTCACATTGAGCTTTGTTCTCCAACCTTTATTAAGATTAAGAGGTTAAAGTTGAGACACCACTCAGGGTTCAGGACAATGGACAGTGAACAACGATagcagtttttttgtttttagagatCTACAATCTGAGGTAGCTTATGTGGCAGGTTTCATGATGGGCAGTGCCAATGGGATGGACCATACTTTCATTACAAGCAGTCGGAACACTTAAAAATGATTAACCTTATCGAGAATATGGTCATGCTAGAGCTTTACGACCGGGTGCACAATTTCAACTGATTGATGGGTACAAAGCATATGATACACAAACAGGCTAGACTTCAAGAGATTCTACCAACACTGGACAACTGTCTTCATCCACAGCCAAAGGCAGAGGTCAGAAGGGATGACAACTTACCAGAGGTAAGGTATATGCTATGATCAATTAGGAGGATCACTCTGATGTTGTTACAGATACATTATCTATGCTTGGTAGTgacggacatattttattggctcaAGGATCACACACTCTTTTGTTTTACGTGAATATGTTACACTAGTCGAGATGACTCAAGTTCGTTAGGGGTGTTACCTGAAAAGTTCCACATCCATAGGAGGATTCTTTTAACCTCGTCAGGTGTTTAAGAGTAGTTATCTTCGTTGCATGGAAATTAAGGttcttaatattagaatctaGTATAGGTAATGTTTGCTTATGCATTTTGGTGATCTTGTGTAGGACAATTTGCTGAGAATTAAGTGGtgaatttcataagttggttttgtaGTATCTGCTTCTGAATGATAattttagatcttggttttgatattttgttttcttgaagaTTGAGGGTTTTATATCGATGAttttttatggatctaaggtggttgatattcttgatgataacttaatctcctaaggaatatgatttttggggcataactaGAATATAAGCAAGCAATCAATGTTTCTTATGATTTGAGAATCTAGTAACTAGTTTATAGGatttggttgtgatattagaattaagatttaaatttccttATTGCTCGATGTATGTATTCTTAGAGTTTGTTTGAGAACTGGAAGAATTTGAGGCatcttcaagaatgatattttgaGATGATGAGAGGACTCAGACTTGATCTTTTGGCTTCATATTTCTTGGTGTTGACAATCTTGAGGATTTCCTTaggctttataagcaatctaaagcTCTCCATTAGAATAAATATAAGAAACtttgttttatgactttgacgaatttggttaaaaggaagatgtttgtcgaggttaaggaaATTGGATAATTAATGAGGAACatggatcttataattgcaagtacTAGGAGTGTAATCGGAGACAAAGagaataatttacattttaactttgtgacactaatatttggtttgagaaaattagatttaagttctaagtcttctttttgaattgatggatgaattttttttttttttgaaagttatgagttgtTACTTATGCTTCTAGACAGTGGAGGAAGCACGAGCTGAATTGTCCGACTCATGAGTTTGAGCTTGctgcaatgattttttttatattgcaagcttggaggcactacttgtatagaGTTGCTTGTCGGACTCTTACTGATCATAGGAGCACTAAGTATTTGTTCACTCAAAAAAAGTTGAACTTAaagcaaaggagatggatagaTAGCTCAAAGATTATGATTGCGCTATTTTCTTGATATTTGAGTTGCACGGTTGGGTGTTAACTAGCTAATTAACTAGTCTGTTCTCTCATTCCCACTAGGAATACAGCTAATGAGTTCTGTCGTTGGGGCTCCAGCCTTCCATGGATCCCTTCAGGCTTTACTCATTAATAAGGATCCCTTCAGGCTTTACTCATTAATAAACTaagtataaaaagaaaaaaataaataaaagggaacTGCTTTTCATATAAGATTTCGCGAATCTCTGTCCCTTTTCAAGTCTTTGTGAAAAATTGATAAGAGACTTtgtcccaatttttttttcccccattccTTCGATATGATATCACTTTTTTTTCGAAACTACCAGCAAAGAGATAACATAGACAAGTCCGTTCTCTCATTCACACTAGGAAGACAACTAATAAGTACTGGTTTTCAGGCCACATCAGCCCACAGTGCTTCACTCATTATTAACTAAACACTTCACTCATTATTAATCAAGTAATAATGGAAACAACGATAATGATAATAACTACTTTTTGTGGGCAGTGCTTCACTCATTAGAAACTAAGTGCTTGACTCATTATAAATTAAGTAATAATAgaaacaatgataatgataataactaaTTTTTACATGACATGTCATTTTACACTAGTCAAATtgaaaaatggaaataaaagaatagctatggataaaaacaaaaaagaaaaggaaaatttggtTTACACGTTTTAGTTTTGTCATTATATcacttaattaaaatatttattaaatttatttatcaaataatatatattaaaatattactaattgataaatttatataatttaaatattaatgagtaaattcttaaataaaatagttaattaaaaaaataaattaataaaatattaccaCAACACTTGCCACATCATTTGATCAATAAATTTGGTGCTTTTAACATATCATCATTTATCtccttttggttttttaaatttattaaaagagaCTTATATGTTAGTTTGTatgtgtttttatcatttaattttaacaattgaaGATCAAACatgtatttttacaatattattttattataaaatatttattttttaattttccttctGTCTATAACTGTTACAATTAATTGGCAAAAATTGACAATTTGCTCTATTTTGATagatgtagaaaattaaaagaggttaatgatgattttttcaaaaatatgagaTCTAAGTTAAataatggaaaatttgaaaaagtataaataaaatttgatttaaaaaaaaatgaaaatcaaattgtacaaatgtaagaataaaattcattaatattttatttcgatatttaaataagagatatttttattttcggtcatttttatatttctatttatttattaagtatttttttaatatataaaaaataattttaaaagttaagaaaTAAATTTACCATGATATATACAAAGTATTATGTCTTATGtagttatatttattcttttaaaggttcatttattcatgattagattatgttaatatatatattaaccaatAAACTATTGACATATGACATTTAGTATACATTTGGATAAATTCATTGATATATCTAAAATAATCATTACTCTTAGTAAAATTTTAgtgtttaattcttttatatgaAGTTTTTGGTGTTTATCCCATTATTAATAAGTTTGaatgtttttcatcattgttttcATTCTTCTTAGgcctatttaatataatttttggaaaGTAAAAAGCAGCTTTTGAGGTCTGAAAACCGTTATTGaaaatgtttggataatttttagaaaatgcgTCTAGCCTCCAAaagtatttttaattaaaaccaataaaaatgatttatttaaaaagcACCTGTAGAAAAGCAAAAGTAGAAGTAGAAGCTATATCCAATAGGGCCTTAgttcttattataataattcTGCTTTCACGCTTTAAAATTTGACTCACGTTTTCCTTGAAAGAGAGTTTAAATAGAAACGTGAATTGTGAAAATTAACATGTTAATAAGCAAGtatacattgttttttttttaaaaatatttttcaattaatgatattgtttaaaatgaatatcaagctcatatagtttaaatattgtttaagtTAATGTTTACTTGTAGAGGCTCACATtttgagtcttttttttttttttttttaaaagcaaaatttttcttaaaacatatttttttgaaaagaaaaaatatttataaaataagtaattaattataataaccaTCATTAACATTTTTATACAGTAATTATTGAAGaaagtattttttaattagatatatatttatgcatgtgatcattaatattatcaatttttatatcacataaaaaataacatCGACATTTATTATTAGAGATACTGAAAATCTCTAGAAATTCAAAGCTCAAAAATAACTTtggttttgataaaaatattgaggatttaaaatataaaaatatgcatgaaattgttagaaattatcaaatatagataaaaactcataaaaaatgatgaaaaattttatttaaaaaataaaaaattgatagtatatttcttttaataaactaatttataataaatattaatgaccataaatatactattattaataaaaaatataaaaaatacatatttgataaaaaaaaaattttattaagatatatatatatatatatatatatatatagaataattattataattatattatattttatcaatgtcatatcaatataacatagaatttttagatggttgaaaattattaatttttttttattctcattttgagATATGAAATATGAAAGATAATTACCAAATATGTATTtctgtaatattttatatgtaattctTAATATgtcaataatataaatttttgataattgAATTTGCAGAgagtaataatatatttttgcatattttttaagttttatctatgttttaattttatttacaatataatattatataaatattaaatttattattatgaaaaatactaataatggtTAGATAGACTTATTTAGTGTAATTATGGACATTATTGGaaggaaattaaaaagtaaatatatatatatatatatatatatatatcaataatattaatttgataaattttttttactaaatatcaataatatttataattaaatttcataaatattttcaaaaataaatttacagaaaattttgaaattttttataaaaattatggatGTATTAACCAAATTATGAATAATTTGATATAgatattatgataaaaattttcataaaaattataaaaaaaaattttgattaatattataaaaattatatctatttttatttgaaaattaaaattctttttcatatgctaaagaataaaaatctatgaaaaattcaattatttttttcaaaacaatgccaaaatcaacaatttggccaatCCACCGTCCCGATCGTATATCAAAATCattccaatttatttattttgaatatatgctTACCTCATCAatctatttgttattattattattttgactgAGATATGTGCACCTCATCAATCGTGTACATACTTggattgtttattattttcgaTTGAGGCATGCGTCATGTGATGAATGTGTTTCACATACTTTTTTAGGTTGTTAGAATCtgacaattttaatttgttgttaaAACATAAAGTGGATAAGCTCTACGCGTTTTCTGGCTCTTGCTTGCTGAAGTCTTGGTAAAAAAGTTGAGTTgagcataattattattattattattgttttttctttttctttttcattttttttttatcattattggaTGATTAAAATCGAGAACCTCATCCATAAAAGAGTAGGTAAACATCATCGCTAGATTGTTTATGTAAACGTGAGTTACATGTAATTATCCTCTTGATTCCTCTCACTCTAATTATGTGTgattgtaattattttatttaatatttaaatatttgaggaTTTACAAAAGTTAAATCTGTTGCTTggtattttacaaaataaaatattctttgaTACTTCTCACTAATTATGTTGGAACAAAAAAGTCAATTACATTGATTGCATgaattttatttccattttaataTTGAGGATTTGCAAAAGTTAAATATGTAGCTTGGCATTTACAAatacaattttcctttttttttttttggttttgaataaAGAACTTCGTCATGTAgaacataaattaaatacatcaaCATCAAAAAAGAACTGAAGCCCCGCTGGGCCTTGTTCCAAACTTCCAACCATGTACACAAAGATAATCATTCCTTGGCAAAGCTTGCCAACTCATGAGCAACGACATTTGTATTTTTAGGTGCAAATTGACATCGGAACTGTGGTGTATGAGTTAATTTACTGGTAGTGAATTGAGTCCACTATAAAGCACTCGGCAACCACCAGTAATTTCTGCTTGTTACTTAGCACATTAAGAGCATATTCAAGggattttttaaagtaaaaaaatatattctctaTAATAAAAAGCATCTTTTAAAATAAcgagtaaaatttaaaaatgcttttcaaTAAACTCTctattaaactttttatttttattttttctataaacatttattgttttatttgtagcctttctcttttatataagttacttattttttaaatattataataatgacaTAAAAGAATGTGTTacattcaattaattaataaatataatattgaaataaagagTGGTTTTGGTTTTTTAGATTTGGAGAGCCAAATcaactttttatattaaaaagtcaaaataaaaagtttattgaaattcttttttaaatgttgtctttttaaaataaaaaaaataccatatttAAAAATTCTCTTGGGATGCTCTAAGAGCTGATAGCAAACAACCTTGTTCATTTATGCCGCCAAAATCCTGCTTGTTACTTGGCAAATTAATAGTTTCCAAATTAATCTTATGTCTTTAATTATTTAGGAATATAATTTAACTATAttgattttaagtattttattgtcacgtttatttaattcaatttaatttaaattttattttttgtttctatatatttaattgaaggataattttatttttgtttgaattttattttactcatAGACTTGATCCAGTGGTTAAACCACTAAGAATATGCCTCCATATTTTGACCTCGATAAAAAATCTACCTTCCTTtaatattgtaattaaaaaaaaaaaactaaatatatatttttacacttACTTTCTATGAGCTTTAATTTTTGGGATAAATGATAATTTAGAAGTcttgaatcttttttatttttctatgtacGTATCACATCCAAGAATGTAATTATTTGGACCAAAAATAAGAATCTAATTTACAGCTTTTGATTAGCACAAATTTTAGAGTAATTAACTACCTCTTTTCTCTTAAATTCTTAGTGTTTTACCTAACATGTTTGATTGATTTTAAAGCATGTTCATTGCTTTAGAGCGTTGTTTGCATCTACAATCTATAAAAGCAAGCATTCAGGTTTAACTGGATCTTTCCTTTTATCATGGTAAATAATGTAGTAACTAATatgacaattttatttatttatttatcttttgttaTTGGATTTCATATACTATTTATTGAAGGTTTTAGTTATccatatctatataaataatttttttatctcttaATATATAATCACATCATTTGTTACATAATTTAATAagtttagtaaatattttggtgtttttaatactactattttgtttattaaataatgCTAGACATGAGAAATGATGTGATGATTATAAATTTGCTTTTGTTATTGggctttaatgaaaaaaaataaaaaataatattattataacatCCATTACATTATTTAgtgaataaatttattaaatatattttaaatacattaattaatttttttgagaaaatattaagaaaatatatattaaaggaTAAAGTTCAAGTCTACACcccttcaattttattataatatcatttGGACTCCatgcttttaaaaaatcatcatatatcttccttttatttttttaaaatatcaaaagcgATTCAATTGCAAGTTTTTATCCATTTAGTTCTTTTATCAGCTAAATatcaaaactatatttttataatattattcaaccataaaaaaaaaaaactaatatttttatatttatgtgatctttaactttaatattttcataaaacagAAGACatgtaaataatgattttttaagtATGTGAGATCTAAATAACATCATGGTAAAATATAAAAGGTGTAAATATAAAAagagtaaatgaaaattttcttatattaaataaaaaaatttcaaaaaaacttgataaaaaatttcaagaaacTTGGGGTGATCAGGTCGTGGCCACTCCAGGCCATCGCATTGCTATGCCTCTGATTCCATCTTTAAGTATTGCTCAGCTATATATAGCCATCAAAATaccaaacaaaatcaacatttccTAAAGAATAAACCCAAGCTCTTTCATCTTTAGCTATTCATCTTGCTATCTTACGTTCAACTTTACTTTTATGGCTTCTGacattatttttctcaaagCCGAGAAGCTCCGAATACTTGCAGAACGCATCCATGGAATTGAACGTAAAAACTTAGGGGACATCCAATTCAGGTCAACAACGGAGCAGGTGGTTTACCTTAGAATCTCTAACTCCAATCTTCAATCCGTTGGGAGCCTTCTAGATCAGAGTGGTGAAACAGTGAAGAAGTATAAGAACGACACCGTTCGAGGTCCCATTGCTGCTCTCCTATTTACTTATACAGAGACATGCCTCAACAATGCTCTGCAGATCTTCAACAACTACACTCTCCGACGGGACTACCTCGACAAAATCACCTCCCATCTCCAAAACCTTACCAAACAATTGGATGATTTGGACACTTCCAATTCCGCCGATGTTGCTTCTCTCACCGACCAAATTGTGCATTACAATGAGGCTGTTATCAACTACACCAAGATGAGTGCAAATTCTCGTGCTTCTGAAGAATTCTCTAGGCGTCTCAGGAACAGCGGCATTGACTTCCTCACCTTTGTCAAAAGGTATGGTCTATCAAGTTGTCCTTATTTATGTAAGTCtgatttgtgtgtgtatatatatatatatattagtttgcaCTTACTTTTGCATGGATGCAGATATCAAGCGAATCTTGGATTTTCTGGACCATTTGATAAGTTGACAGATGAACAAAAGCtattggtaattaattaatattattaattagaatttgattttgcatataaaataatatataatagatgatatgatgatgataaaacagatcatatatatatatatatgaatgatttctcaattaatgatttataaactaactaaaaaaaatccaaatcgaAAACGTTAGCATTCTTAACTCACATTAGTTTCATCCTAATTATTGGATTTAATTAagcacatatatgtatgtatgaataTAGGTGTATGATGCAATAATAGAGGCTTCAGGTAGGGGAAAAGTACTGCATAAGAAAGTGCTAAAGGCTATTGCTTTGCCAGAAAGTTTCAGTGGCGATGAAGAGAAAGATATATCCATTATGGATGTTGCTGGCAAAGCAATGCTCCTGAAAAATGCAGCATCCATAACATGGGATGTATATACATCTGACCACCCAATCAGAACCGCGACACGTATTGCCATTGTGGAAATAGCTGAAAAAGGAGGGGCATTGCTGGAAGACATTGTCACAGCTGCGATGGTAACATTAGAAGTAGCAGAGGCAACATCTCTGTTCGTTACAGGGGTTGGATTTGTGGCTGGCTTTGTTGGGAGTTATATTGTTGGGCAAATTGCTGGATCTGTTTTCGATGCAATTTTCGGCTCCGCAGGGAATGATCCTCTGCCTAATAAAGACCATATCTTCTATGTAGCTGCTATGCCTGATGGCAAAGAATTGGCAAGAATAGTCGCCTGAATTTCTACATCAAACAAATAATCTAAAAAAGTGCTCTCTTGAGTCTCTAGCTACTGGACCAtcctttatcttaaaaaaatggATAACTGGCACGTCTTGTGATAAAATATCTGTATGGAGAATGTTTGTACCTGCCTTATTTGCTACCTTTTGTCTTTGTTCTGCTTATTTTGCTTCTAGTTTGAATAtgtatcaataaaataatgtgTTTGAGTAAATCAATGTCCTAgtcaattgaaatttttttttttctattatatatttagGCGTATactatcaattttaaattttgtatatgtgtgtgtgtgtgtgtgtgtgtatatatatatatatatgca
Proteins encoded in this window:
- the LOC107416217 gene encoding uncharacterized protein LOC107416217, which translates into the protein MASDIIFLKAEKLRILAERIHGIERKNLGDIQFRSTTEQVVYLRISNSNLQSVGSLLDQSGETVKKYKNDTVRGPIAALLFTYTETCLNNALQIFNNYTLRRDYLDKITSHLQNLTKQLDDLDTSNSADVASLTDQIVHYNEAVINYTKMSANSRASEEFSRRLRNSGIDFLTFVKRYQANLGFSGPFDKLTDEQKLLVYDAIIEASGRGKVLHKKVLKAIALPESFSGDEEKDISIMDVAGKAMLLKNAASITWDVYTSDHPIRTATRIAIVEIAEKGGALLEDIVTAAMVTLEVAEATSLFVTGVGFVAGFVGSYIVGQIAGSVFDAIFGSAGNDPLPNKDHIFYVAAMPDGKELARIVA